The stretch of DNA TCCATTTGTTGGAGTATGCTTCAGGTCTACCTTTCTGACCAATTCTTTAGTCCAACCTTTTTGTTGTTTCCATGACTTAGCCTTTTTAATCTATAGATGAAGTTATAGGACATCTTGTGACTGTCAAATGTTGTGGTTCCAGTCTACCTTTTGTATTCTAGTTTCCATTGTGTACCTACTACGGCTTTATCTATCTGTAGTTGGATAACTACAAGAAAGGATATAATATCATTCTTTATCTACATTGTTTGGAGTTGTTTTATACaattttcaatctcttttttcCATGGAAAATAACGTCTTTCCGAACTTGATCTTCATACTTAAACATATATTTGAGTGGATTAGTTCAACCTttccataaagaaaaaaaatcataaaaagatcCCAGCTACCACCAAAATAAACATATCCAGACAAGttctagaaatttttttttgaactatTCTCTGTTTCTGAAGAGAATGGCTTCTTTTTCATTGGCGGAGTTTGTCGGAAATGGCGTCCTCAAAGGATTGCTCCCAAAGCTATTGGCAGAAGGCTGGGATGATGTACCGACGTTGAAGATTATGAATTCTGAAGATATGAATGCATTAAACATGACGCAACAGCAAAAGGTTTGTTAGCACAGACTTGGCTTCGTACCATATACAGACAAATTCTCTTGTAACTAACACTTTTATTtgaaagtaaacccttaaatctcTGAAGATCATATATGAAACTGTGATGCATATTTCTTGCTAACAGATTGATTCAACTAGTCACATATAGAATCGTTGTTTAAGGCATGTGTTTCTCTTCACTTTCAGCATGCACTGGAAATCAGATGTTTCCTGCACGACCGCTCCCTGATGCAATATGGAGACAAGCTAGAGTCAGATGGGAGATGTCTGCCTGAGCTTCTTGGCATGAGCATGGAAGATCTTTCTTCTCACTTTCGTATGAAGAGAGGCCATATTGCCCGTTTCATGGGGAGAACTAGTGCATGTATAGATCCACTTCCCACCCCATCTGCTCTttctacaacaaaaataatcagCGGTACACCTTCCAGAAATGATAGCCTTCAGAAGAGTTTTGTGTCTATCACCTCGAAAAAAGTGCAGAGCATGACAAAAGGCCCTGTGAAACGTATAACTTCTGATATGTCACTAGAACAATCAGTGGCTAATTTGAAGATTAAAGATGGATATATATTCAAAGGAATTGTTGCTGCACAACCAGCTGAATCTAGACTGTGCGGTTGCATACAACCACCTCCTGTAGTTGACCAAGTTGCTCCTTACCCTGCTGTTGAAGGTATCTCCATTCAAAAACTGACCCCCGAATACAAGTATGGAATGGAGGGCTTGGTGAGAACCAAGGCGCCGCCTATGAAGGCTTCAGACTTGTGGCGAGATAGACCAGCTGTGCTTCTCTGCATCCGACGTCCTGGGTAAATTCCTGTATTCTAGTGAAGTGTTTGTCTCTCAACTCAACCTTTGAGTATGAGTATCTATGCTTTAAACTTAAAGCTGATATGGTTTTTTACCTCACATATCTTGACATTGGAAACAGGTGCATCATGTGCAGAGCTGAAGCTCACCAGCTATATGCCAAGAAACCGTTATTCGATGCACTGGGAGTCCAGCTATTTGCAGTTCTTCATGAGCACATAGAGTCGGAGGTATTTAGcaaacacatttttcaactttttactCTTTCAAAGTTCCAATCAACTTCTCTTTAGTCTCCTGTTTGATCTATCCACTTGGATGGTGCAGGTAAAGGACTTTTGGCCCAGATACTGGGGTGGTGCCGTACTCTTTGA from Juglans microcarpa x Juglans regia isolate MS1-56 chromosome 3S, Jm3101_v1.0, whole genome shotgun sequence encodes:
- the LOC121257287 gene encoding uncharacterized protein LOC121257287 isoform X1; protein product: MASFSLAEFVGNGVLKGLLPKLLAEGWDDVPTLKIMNSEDMNALNMTQQQKHALEIRCFLHDRSLMQYGDKLESDGRCLPELLGMSMEDLSSHFRMKRGHIARFMGRTSACIDPLPTPSALSTTKIISGTPSRNDSLQKSFVSITSKKVQSMTKGPVKRITSDMSLEQSVANLKIKDGYIFKGIVAAQPAESRLCGCIQPPPVVDQVAPYPAVEGISIQKLTPEYKYGMEGLVRTKAPPMKASDLWRDRPAVLLCIRRPGCIMCRAEAHQLYAKKPLFDALGVQLFAVLHEHIESEVKDFWPRYWGGAVLFDQGMQFFKALGGGKLLKDKFISGFIFNPRAIANYKRAKAMGIKQNLKGEGEIKGGLFIIGSGKSGIAYQFIERNFGDWAPLAEVIQICTNLQNQQPSQGESSMGTFK
- the LOC121257287 gene encoding uncharacterized protein LOC121257287 isoform X2, which encodes MNSEDMNALNMTQQQKHALEIRCFLHDRSLMQYGDKLESDGRCLPELLGMSMEDLSSHFRMKRGHIARFMGRTSACIDPLPTPSALSTTKIISGTPSRNDSLQKSFVSITSKKVQSMTKGPVKRITSDMSLEQSVANLKIKDGYIFKGIVAAQPAESRLCGCIQPPPVVDQVAPYPAVEGISIQKLTPEYKYGMEGLVRTKAPPMKASDLWRDRPAVLLCIRRPGCIMCRAEAHQLYAKKPLFDALGVQLFAVLHEHIESEVKDFWPRYWGGAVLFDQGMQFFKALGGGKLLKDKFISGFIFNPRAIANYKRAKAMGIKQNLKGEGEIKGGLFIIGSGKSGIAYQFIERNFGDWAPLAEVIQICTNLQNQQPSQGESSMGTFK